Proteins co-encoded in one Gallus gallus isolate bGalGal1 chromosome 27, bGalGal1.mat.broiler.GRCg7b, whole genome shotgun sequence genomic window:
- the ZPBP2 gene encoding zona pellucida-binding protein 2 isoform X1: MEPWASPFSAGIGVRQPLGGSLQLKWFHESRRGEHSSSCTPMGRAKGPPQRIPAIHPTWSWRTATSNSHLHVQTHQTEEKTITKVPLLPWDPPPVWQLHAAVPTHTSNLPTWFPLGVSGPDAVDTSHKPPPISSRYDTHRRSAPWTWGHVERTPLFGAPEFCRDKMRTRLSYLFFFVERHGYWKTKRITRARVVGGKAAEARAAPEEDQISVGFFRKNVIYGNVRRAENVYVKMFTNSPSLVCMDLSLSQEEIIDPKYSWTGPDGRNLEGRGYANLTGSGELMLVGFQESMSGAYTCTLSHRIIETSAQEEVDVRDTYRFMVYAYREANHVYQVSVRFTAKGCELAANARFVEELKKIMESLISDLTCGVKGPSYRCHSLEAPHRGSPSELFITFQVNPFAPGWEDLCSRLPQDCEDTTNRRAQEATERIGEFFRKQTYALKHQFQTVPTIHYVEGSFSVTPIDSCRPGFGRNNITHRSCAGCCVVCSPGTYSPDSAGSCRVCAGRRTAGYGAKSCP, encoded by the exons aTGGAGCCGTGGGCGTCCCCGTTCAGTGCAGGGATTGGGGTCAGACAGCCTCTGGGGGGTTCcctccaactcaaatggttccATGAGTCCAGGAGGGGGGAGCACTCCTCCAGCTGCACTCCCATGGGCAGAGCCAAGGGTCCCCCCCAAAGGATCCCAGCCATTCATCCCACCTGGAGCTGGAGAACAGCCACCTCCAACTCTCACCTCCACGTGCAAACTCATCAGACCgaagaaaaaacaataacaaaagtGCCACTTCTGCCCTGGGATCCACCACCCGTGTGGCAACTGCACGCCGCGGTGCCCACGCACACAAGTAACCTTCCCACGTGGTTTCCTTTGGGTGTCAGTGGCCCCGATGCTGTTGACACGTCACACAAACCACCGCCGATCTCCTCACGTTATGACACCCACAGACGCAGTGCTCCTTGGACTTGGGGCCACGTGGAACGGACTCCACTCTTCGGAGCACCCGAGTTTTGCAGAGATAAGATGAGAACAAGGCTCTCTTATCTGTTTTTCTTCGTGGAAAGGCACGGCTATTGGAAAACAAAGCGAATCACAAGAGCACGGGTTGTGGGAGGAAAGGCAGCCGAAG caaGGGCTGCGCCCGAGGAAGATCAAatttctgttggcttttttcGGAAGAATGTGATCTACGGCAACGTTCGGCGTGCAG AGAATGTATACGTTAAGATGTTCACCAATAGCCCATCCCTGGTGTGTATGGATTTGTCTCTCTCTCAAGAAGAAATAATAGACCCCAAGTATTCGTGGACTGGCCCAGACGGGAGGAATTTAGAAG GGCGAGGATACGCAAATCTCACGGGCTCTGGGGAGCTGATGCTGGTGGGCTTCCAGGAGTCCATGTCCGGAGCCTACACGTGTACGCTTtcccacagaatcatagaaacctCAGCACAAGAAGAAGTAGATGTGAGAGATACGTACAGGTTCATGGTGTATG CATACAGGGAAGCCAACCACGTGTATCAGGTCTCGGTCCGCTTCACCGCGAAGGGATGCGAGCTGGCGGCCAACGCGCGGTTCGTGGAGGAGCTGAAGAAGATCATGGAGAGCCTCATCTCCGACCTGACGTGCGGCGTGAAGGGGCCGTCGTACCGCTGCCATTCCCTCGAGGCTCCGCACCGGGGCTCCCCGAGCGAACTGTTCATCACTTTTCAGG TGAACCCCTTTGCTCCGGGATGGGAGGATCTCTGCAGCCGCCTCCCTCAGGACTGTGAGGACACCACGAACCGGAGAGCTCAGGAG GCAACAGAGCGAATAGGAGAGTTCTTCAGGAAGCAGACCTACGCTCTGAAGCACCAATTTCAGACCGTTCCTACCATACATTACGTGGAGGGCAGCTTCTCCGTGACCCCCATCGACAGCTGCCGCCCGGGGTTTGGGAGGAACAACATCACCCACCGGAGCTGCGCCGGCTGCTGCG TGGTGTGCAGCCCTGGGACGTACAGCCCTGATAGTGCTGGCAGCTGCCGGGTGTGTGCGGGGCGCCGCACTGCGGGGTACGGAGCGAAGTCCTGCCCGTGA
- the ZPBP2 gene encoding zona pellucida-binding protein 2 precursor, whose amino-acid sequence MAGGGGRPCSPQRALLGMVAIMAVVAEARWGAPGRARAAPEEDQISVGFFRKNVIYGNVRRAENVYVKMFTNSPSLVCMDLSLSQEEIIDPKYSWTGPDGRNLEGRGYANLTGSGELMLVGFQESMSGAYTCTLSHRIIETSAQEEVDVRDTYRFMVYAYREANHVYQVSVRFTAKGCELAANARFVEELKKIMESLISDLTCGVKGPSYRCHSLEAPHRGSPSELFITFQVNPFAPGWEDLCSRLPQDCEDTTNRRAQEATERIGEFFRKQTYALKHQFQTVPTIHYVEGSFSVTPIDSCRPGFGRNNITHRSCAGCCVVCSPGTYSPDSAGSCRVCAGRRTAGYGAKSCP is encoded by the exons ATGGCAGGGGGCGGTGGGAGGCCGTGCTCCCCCCAACGAGCCCTGCTGGGGATGGTGGCCATCATGGCAGTGGTGGCGGAGGCACGTTGGGGTGCTCCAGGCAGAG caaGGGCTGCGCCCGAGGAAGATCAAatttctgttggcttttttcGGAAGAATGTGATCTACGGCAACGTTCGGCGTGCAG AGAATGTATACGTTAAGATGTTCACCAATAGCCCATCCCTGGTGTGTATGGATTTGTCTCTCTCTCAAGAAGAAATAATAGACCCCAAGTATTCGTGGACTGGCCCAGACGGGAGGAATTTAGAAG GGCGAGGATACGCAAATCTCACGGGCTCTGGGGAGCTGATGCTGGTGGGCTTCCAGGAGTCCATGTCCGGAGCCTACACGTGTACGCTTtcccacagaatcatagaaacctCAGCACAAGAAGAAGTAGATGTGAGAGATACGTACAGGTTCATGGTGTATG CATACAGGGAAGCCAACCACGTGTATCAGGTCTCGGTCCGCTTCACCGCGAAGGGATGCGAGCTGGCGGCCAACGCGCGGTTCGTGGAGGAGCTGAAGAAGATCATGGAGAGCCTCATCTCCGACCTGACGTGCGGCGTGAAGGGGCCGTCGTACCGCTGCCATTCCCTCGAGGCTCCGCACCGGGGCTCCCCGAGCGAACTGTTCATCACTTTTCAGG TGAACCCCTTTGCTCCGGGATGGGAGGATCTCTGCAGCCGCCTCCCTCAGGACTGTGAGGACACCACGAACCGGAGAGCTCAGGAG GCAACAGAGCGAATAGGAGAGTTCTTCAGGAAGCAGACCTACGCTCTGAAGCACCAATTTCAGACCGTTCCTACCATACATTACGTGGAGGGCAGCTTCTCCGTGACCCCCATCGACAGCTGCCGCCCGGGGTTTGGGAGGAACAACATCACCCACCGGAGCTGCGCCGGCTGCTGCG TGGTGTGCAGCCCTGGGACGTACAGCCCTGATAGTGCTGGCAGCTGCCGGGTGTGTGCGGGGCGCCGCACTGCGGGGTACGGAGCGAAGTCCTGCCCGTGA